From Anopheles arabiensis isolate DONGOLA chromosome 3, AaraD3, whole genome shotgun sequence, a single genomic window includes:
- the LOC120902140 gene encoding uncharacterized protein LOC120902140, with amino-acid sequence MECFSKVIVLYQILALQWFSPKRQRTFDCESLFFITLNFCIITGLFCWIYQHQSLVIYSDNALGYVVDFFKFLLMVFTYYSLLLESGYQRGVLYKVWDELERLHNIFPSAKWALLPQAHLRTVALFVVYMSWWELTYAYWITKSARSSNFTILFWVLFLLLHLRQLQILLYTNVLGFCLKAINSELAWTIELSNGASRYGGRRSDGQICGYLRKLMEGFARVERLLELLNQAFGYSLAIIKLINNIYILTDTYWIVHGFMSGKVFGSLYLECCLSSKFICLIINLHSNERILSEFHRTRVLLHCVHLRWQLRCDQGWQMVQHFLLKLESTQPFAMTPLSMYRLNYGTLMQIAFNITTSISLFIQASQ; translated from the exons ATGGAATGTTTCTCCAAAGTGATCGTGCTCTACCAAATTCTGGCACTGCAATGGTTCAGTCCTAAGCGGCAACGAACCTTCGACTGTGAATCGCTGTTTTTCATTACGCTAAACTTTTGCATTATTACGGGGCTCTTCTGTTGGATCTATCAGCACCAATCGTTGGTGATTTATTCCGACAACGCGCTAGGATATGTGGtagattttttcaaatttctgCTCATGGTTTTCACCTACTATTCACTTTTGCTCGAGAGTGGCTACCAGCGCGGCGTGCTGTATAAAGTTTGGGACGAGCTGGAACGACTGCACAACATTTTCCCGAGCGCGAAGTGGGCTCTACTGCCCCAGGCACACCTGCGTACGGTTGCACTGTTTGTCGTGTATATGTCCTGGTGGGAGCTTACGTATGCGTACTGGATAACAAAGTCAGCTCGCAGTTCCAACTTTACCATCTTGTTCTGGGTGCTGTTTCTGTTGCTACATCTGCGACAGCTACAAATCCTGCTCTATACCAATGTGTTGGGCTTTTGTCTGAAGGCAATAAACAGTGAGCTAGCATGGACGATCGAGCTAAGCAATGGTGCCAGCCGGTACGGGGGTCGTCGAAGTGATGGACAAATTTGTGGCTATCTGCGCAAGCTAATGGAAGGATTTGCACGAGTCGAGCGGTTGCTCGAGTTACTTAACCAAGCGTTCGGCTACTCATTGGCCATTATAAAGCTGATCAATAACATCTACATACTAACGGACACGTACTGGATTGTTCATGGGTTTATGAGCGGCAAAGTGTTTGGCTCATTGT ATTTGGAGTGTTGTCTGTCGTCGAAATTCATCTGTTTGATAATCAATCTCCACTCCAACGAGCGCATCTTGTCGGAGTTTCATCGTACGCGGGTGCTACTACACTGCGTTCACCTTCGGTGGCAGTTACGGTGCGATCAGGGCTGGCAGATGGTACAACACTTTCTGCTAAAACTAGAATCCACTCAACCGTTTGCGATGACGCCATTAAGTATGTACCGGTTGAACTATGGCACTTTAATGCAG ATAGCTTTCAACATCACTACATCGATTTCACTCTTCATTCAGGCGTCGCAGTAG